TGTCCACAACTCGGCACTCCCGTTGGGGAACGAGCGCGGCTGGTCGGCTCTGGCCCCCGCGGCCCGGCGCTGTCGCCGCTGCGGGATCGTGATCGGGTACGGCGACCGCTGCGACTTCTGCCTCGAGCACCGGGGTGACCACTCGGACGAGCCGGGCCAGCACTTCGGCCGGCATCACACCGAGTGGATCCCCACCGTGGAGGCGCTCATCGGCCAAGGCGACCTCGACGCGGCCGAGTTCCTGCTGTGGCGCCTCGTCGAGGCGACCGAAGCCGAGTCGCTCGTCGCGCAGGTGCCACCGCTCGAGCTGCACTTCCGCCGCCTCGGTTGGATCGCGCGCCAGCGCGGCGACGAGGCGCTCGCGACACGACTGCGGCATCGCATCGCCGAGTGCAAGGACGCGGCGGCTCGCGCCGCCAACCCCGACGCGAGCTAGGAGACCGACTTCTAGGCTGCTCGTCGTGCCGTTGAGTCATCGATACCCGCGCGCCGCGTTGGCGACTCCGCACTACCTCGCGTCGGCAGCCGGCTACGCCACCCTCGCCGACGGCGGGAACGCAGTGGACGCAATCGTGGCCGCGAACCTCGCGCTCGGCGTGGTCGCGCCGTACTTCTGTGGCTACGGGGGCGACCTGTTCGTCATCGTGTGGGACGGCTCGCTCAGTGGCTACCTCGGGTCGGGACGGTCTCCCGCGGCGGCGACGATCGAGCGGGTGCAGGCTCGGGCGGGGCAGGCAGGGATGCCCGTGTTCGGTCCCGATTCGGTCACGGTCCCGGGTGCGGTGGCCGGCTGGTTCGACCTCCTCGATCGCTGGGGAACCCGAACCTTCGAGCAGCTGGCCCAGTTCGCGCTGCGCTATGCCGAAGACGGGTTCGAAGTCACGCCCGGCGGCGCGCGAGCCATCGCCGAGGGGCGTCAGATGTACCCCGGCTCGACGGCATGGCACGGCGTGTACGGCGACATGCAACGTGGTGACGTGCTGCGTCAGCCGGCGCTGGCCCGAACGATCGCGCGCCTGGCGAGCGACGGACCCGACTCCTACTACCGAGGGCCGATCGGGGAGGCCATCGCCGTCGCGGTGAGCGAGAGCGGCGGCGACCTCGCACCGTCCGACCTCTCGTCGCACACCGGCGAATGGGCAGACCCACTCCTCGCGCAGTACCGCGAGGTGGAAATCGCCGAGCTTCCCCCGCCGACCCAAGGTGTCACTGCGCTCGAGGCTTTGCGCATCCTCGACGCCGTGGGCTTGCCGACCGCGGCTGGCGAGCGTGAGCACGTGATGATCGAGGCGACGAAGCTCGCGCTCGCCGACCGCGACCGTTGGGTGACCGACCCAACGACGATGCCGAGATCCGCGCTCGACTTGCTCACCGACGAGTGGGTGAAGTCCCGCGCGGACGAGATCGATCCGGCCCGAGCGACAACTCCCAGCGGAGGTGAACCGCAGCCCGGAGGGACCGCGTACCTGTGCGCGGCAGACGGCGACGGTCTGCTCGTGAGCCTCATCCAGTCGAACTTCGTCCACTTCGGATCGGGCGTCCACGTGGCGGAGTGGGGGATCAACCTCAACAACCGCGGCTTCTCGTTCTCACTCGATCCGCACCGCGTAAACGCGTATGCGCCGGCCAAGCGGCCGATGCACACCTTGATCCCGGCCATGGTCCTCCGGGACGGACAACCGAGCCTGGTGTTCGGGAGCATGGGTGGCGATGCGCAGGTGCCGGTGCATGTGCAGCTGCTCGCGCGGATCATCGAGGCAGGGGAGGATCCCGCCGACGCCGTCGCGGCTCCGCGGTGGCGAGTCGATCCCGGTTCGTGGCACGTGCGCGCCGAGACGCGCTTCGAAGCGGACACGCTGGAGGCGTTGCGCGCGAAGGGCCACGCGGTCACCGAGACGAGCGCGTACGACATCAGCATGGGGCACGCACACGCCGTCTGGCCGACTGGCAGCGGATGGGGTGCCACGTTCGATCCTCGCTCGGAGGGTGCCGCGCTCGGCTTGTGAACCGCACCGAGCCGGCTCCCGCGGCGGTTACCATCGACGCGTGACCGACGTGAAGAACGTCGACGAAGTGCGCGAGGCACTCGCCGCGCACGACTATCTCGCCGACGAGGGCCTCGCCACGGCGATCTTCCTCGCGCTTCGACTCGAACGGCCGCTGCTGCTCGAAGGTGAGGCCGGTGTCGGCAAGACCGAAGTCGCCAAGGTGCTCGCACGCTGGACCGGCGGTGAGCTCGTTCGCCTCCAGTGCTACGAGGGCATCGACGCGGCGCAGGCCGTCTACGAATGGGACTACTCGCGTCAGCTGCTCCATCTCCGGGCGAGCGAGGCTGGTGGAGGCCCGGTCGACGAGGACGAGCTGTACTCCGAGCGGTTCCTCGTGCGGCGCCCGCTCTTGCGCGCCATCGCCCACAGCGGGAACCAGCCGCCGGTGCTCCTCGTCGACGAAGTCGACCGGGCGGACGACGAGTTCGAGGCGTTCCTGCTCGAGATCCTGTCTGACTACGCGATCACGATCCCCGAGCTCGGCACCTTCCGAGCCGAATCACCTCCGATCGTGGTGGTCACGTCGAATCGCACGCGCGACGTCCACGATGCGCTGAAGCGCCGCTGCCTGTACCACTGGATCGGACACCCCGACTTCGAGCGCGAGCTTGCGATCCTCAGAGTGCGGGCGCCGGACGTGCGCGAGGAGCTCGCGCGCCAGGTCGCGGGTGCCGTGGAAGCACTGCGCGACCTCGACCTCTACAAGCCACCCGGCGTGGCCGAGACGATCGACTGGGCCCAAGCTGTCGCCGCGCTCGGGTCGACCACGCTCGATGCGGCAACCGTCGACGTCACGCTCGGCACGGTCCTGAAGTACCGCGAGGATCAGGAGCGCGCCCGCGCCCATGGGCTCGAGCTGCTGGTCCAGGCCGCAGCCACCACCAACCGTGCCTCCTGAGGCCGACGCCGACCGCGTCGCAGTTGCGTTCGCCCGCGTGCTGCGCGGTGCTGGCCTCGACGTGCCCGTCGGTTCGACCATCGCGTTCGGCGAAGCCCTCGCAGCAGTCGGCCTCGATCGCCGGGACGGGGTGTACTGGGCCGGGCACGCAACCCTGCTCCGGGGCCCGGAAGACCGCGAGACTTACGACCGCGCGTTCGGCGTGTTCTGGGACGGCAAGGTCGGCATTGACGGGAGCACCGCCGAGCCCACGCCCTTGACGCTCGCGTTCGATGCCGATCAGGACGACGCCGACCACAACGCCGAGCCCGACGACGACGCGGCCGTGACGCTCGAGGTGCGATGGAGCCGCGCCGAGGTGCTGCGCCACCACGACTTCGCCGCTTACACGCATGCCGAGCTTGTCGAGGCACGTCGGATGATGGCCGACCTCCGACTCGCCGGTGCGTTGCGGCGCTCACGCCGGCGTCGACCGACCCGCCGCGAGCGCGGCCGTCCCGATCTGCGCCGGACGGTTCGCCGATCCTTGCGCTCGGCGGGCGAGCCGATCGACCGCGCGTTCTCGAGCCCGTCGCGGCGGCCGCGTCGGGTCGTCTTGCTGTGCGATGTGAGCGGCTCGATGGAGCCGTATGCCCGGGCGTTCCTGCGTTTCGTGCAAGCGGCGGTCGTCGGTCGGGGACGGGTCGAGGCCTTCGCCATCGGCACCC
This genomic window from Acidimicrobiia bacterium contains:
- a CDS encoding gamma-glutamyltransferase family protein; the encoded protein is MPLSHRYPRAALATPHYLASAAGYATLADGGNAVDAIVAANLALGVVAPYFCGYGGDLFVIVWDGSLSGYLGSGRSPAAATIERVQARAGQAGMPVFGPDSVTVPGAVAGWFDLLDRWGTRTFEQLAQFALRYAEDGFEVTPGGARAIAEGRQMYPGSTAWHGVYGDMQRGDVLRQPALARTIARLASDGPDSYYRGPIGEAIAVAVSESGGDLAPSDLSSHTGEWADPLLAQYREVEIAELPPPTQGVTALEALRILDAVGLPTAAGEREHVMIEATKLALADRDRWVTDPTTMPRSALDLLTDEWVKSRADEIDPARATTPSGGEPQPGGTAYLCAADGDGLLVSLIQSNFVHFGSGVHVAEWGINLNNRGFSFSLDPHRVNAYAPAKRPMHTLIPAMVLRDGQPSLVFGSMGGDAQVPVHVQLLARIIEAGEDPADAVAAPRWRVDPGSWHVRAETRFEADTLEALRAKGHAVTETSAYDISMGHAHAVWPTGSGWGATFDPRSEGAALGL
- a CDS encoding MoxR family ATPase, whose amino-acid sequence is MTDVKNVDEVREALAAHDYLADEGLATAIFLALRLERPLLLEGEAGVGKTEVAKVLARWTGGELVRLQCYEGIDAAQAVYEWDYSRQLLHLRASEAGGGPVDEDELYSERFLVRRPLLRAIAHSGNQPPVLLVDEVDRADDEFEAFLLEILSDYAITIPELGTFRAESPPIVVVTSNRTRDVHDALKRRCLYHWIGHPDFERELAILRVRAPDVREELARQVAGAVEALRDLDLYKPPGVAETIDWAQAVAALGSTTLDAATVDVTLGTVLKYREDQERARAHGLELLVQAAATTNRAS
- a CDS encoding VWA domain-containing protein, which codes for MPPEADADRVAVAFARVLRGAGLDVPVGSTIAFGEALAAVGLDRRDGVYWAGHATLLRGPEDRETYDRAFGVFWDGKVGIDGSTAEPTPLTLAFDADQDDADHNAEPDDDAAVTLEVRWSRAEVLRHHDFAAYTHAELVEARRMMADLRLAGALRRSRRRRPTRRERGRPDLRRTVRRSLRSAGEPIDRAFSSPSRRPRRVVLLCDVSGSMEPYARAFLRFVQAAVVGRGRVEAFAIGTRLTRITRELSSRDPDAALTAAAQRVVDFSGGTRLGEGLRAFNDQWGVRGMARGAVIVILSDGWDRGDPSVLGEEMARLGRVAHRIVWVNPLKATPEYAPLARGMAAALPHVDEFVTGHSLAALEELAEVIGK